In the genome of Kazachstania africana CBS 2517 chromosome 6, complete genome, the window TCAACTAATTTTGATTTCCTTTATATTAACGgtatttggaaaattaattttttgggAAGCGGGCGagaatgatgaaaagatatATATCTAGCAGCAATAAAAACAAAGTCGAAATTATCGAAAATTTATAGCTAAGGATATTACACTTCTAGGTTGGCTTCATAGTTGTAACAAGGGACATTACCATAATCATTGTAATAATAGAAGAGAGAGATGgcatcaaaaaatgaagaagtgATACAAAATGCATCCGATAATGACCTAAAGAGGAAAATTGATGAGTtaaaatcaagaaatgaaaCGTTGGGTTTAGCTATACAGAGGTCAAGACACTCTGTTAAAAGATTGAAACTAGAATATGGTGTATTGCTAGAAAGACTGGAATCAAGAGTCGATTTGGATCCAGAACTTCGCTTTGAAAACCCACtaccaaatttatcatcttttAGAGACCAATTAATGAATAAACCATTGAAGAGGTCAAAAGGTAAAAGACAAAGagcaaaagaaagagacCCAAACATGCCAAAAAGACCTACTAACGCCTATTTGATCTATTGTGAGatgaataaagaaaaaattaggGAAAATGGTTCTTTAGATGTCACAAGAGATTTAGCTGAAGGttggaaaaatttggaCGAAAGTGGGAGACTTCCTTATTATGAGCTTTATAATGAAGATAGGGAACGATATCAGAAGGAAATGAAAATctacaatgaaaatttaaagagtaaaagtgaaattgaaataaaaaatgatgaaaacgAAAAACTACCTGGAGAAGAGGATGAAgtcgaagaagaagttgagGAAGATGACACTGAAGTCGGCCAAAATGGGAAAGAACCAAAAAAACATTTTACAAGCAACGAAAATGATGCTATAACCCTATAGAAACATGTTGTTTTATACCTATTTAAGCAGGATACATTCCATTTAGCATATTAAACATATAGCCTTGTTTCTTCCttcatttcaatttgatttgtcgatatattttaaaaatatataatttttaattaatttacAAATAGTGTACATGTGAATGAGGCATATAATATTCTACAATCTATAATAGAGTgtcatcaaattcttttaaactctcttctttttatttcttctttgatagAAACCACTGTCGTCTCTCTCATGCTTACGTTTCTCTCTGGATCTTACATGcttttttatctttttttgagCTGCAATATCAGGTGCATTAACAGCCAGAATAGATCTCtttgcttttctttcttgtcTTCTTTCTATAACTACTTGTTTCACGTTTGCATAGGCCGTAGTGAATTCGGGAACTGACAGTTTTGATTCAAGCATCTGTAAACATTCTTGACTTactttattcaattcttcttcatcgtcatTTAATTGTCGACTATCAGTTTCAAGATACATGTAGAGCGCCAAAAGAATCTTTTCTGCTTCTTGCTTAATTTGTTCAGTGGATAGTATTTGGAGtaaaaatatgaataatTGGATACCTGACTTCTTTGACATGAGGGAATCAGCTGGATTTTCTTGACTTCTTATAAGTGCTGAAGTTCTTGTAACCATATAATCGATTGCATTCAAATAATTAGAAGTAGAAGATTCGCTAACAATATATTCAGTTTGATTTTCAGACCAGAGCTTAGCAATTTGGACTAATGTCTTGACACATATAGTAGCCAAACCCTCCGAAATTGACGGTGCGCTGAGTTGACGAATTAATCTGgatgatatattttgtatTTCCGCATTGTTGAAAGGCTCTTCGAATTTATCGATATTATTAAACAAATCGTTGACAATTTGACTAGCAATTTGTCGAACCCACATATGTGGATACAGGAGACATCCCAGCACGTTTTGCCAGATGGATTTATAGCCCTTTTCGAACATGAATTCTTTTTTACTATAGAAAACTGTGAAATCATTTAGAGCAGTATAAATAAGATCCCACTGAGTCTCTGATCCGGCATCAGTTTCAGATAAAACGCCCTTAATTCGGTTCAAAGCTAGCAcattaaattcttcatcttcctGGAAATCAACGCTAGATATATAAATCTTGTGAATTCTTAAAcctaaattcaaaaaagcGGGTTTATCTTCTTGCTTCAACCATGCtgttaaatattttttgatcaCGACGAGATCTCCGTTACTTAATTTGTTAAATAAGGCAGAAAGTAGAAGAGTTGCCATTTCACGACATTTTGAAGAGTCATCACTGAGTGATAAGTTTGCCAGGGAAaggaaaaatgaagaagacagTCTTGATAATAGATCTGGACTTGctttgataatgataagGTTGATCAATTCCAATATCGATTGCTTACCTTCCTGAGAAGGATATTGTAAATTATCTACCATAAACTTGAACTGCTTTTCTAATCGGCCTCTACTTTGGTCGTACTCcattaaaaattgaaagtagACACTCCTAGCGACATCAcgaatttcttttgaatgattCGTAACCATGGTCTCTCTTACAACATTTATTACGTCATAAATCTCAGGCAGCATTATATGCTTTGAGACCAAagctttcaaaaagttAAACGCCAGTCCTTGTTTACTTGGTTCATTTAGATCTGGTAAAATTCTACCGAGAACATAACTTAGAGCagtatctttcaattttatatCTTTGTGGCGAATAAATGAAGAAAGGAACTTCAGACCGATCTGGCATAGTTCGCTGGAAGTGGATGGAGAATCTTTTATCAAGttcaaaacttttcttgcaccatttttgaagattggCTCAGAATCATCAGAAAAGTCTAACTTCACCACAATAACAAGAAGACGAAGTGTGCTAATCAATACACCCTCATTTGCGGACAGCAAAGACTCCTTTAACACTGGGATAAATCCACCTACGTGAGAAACTTCTAACAGTCCACGATGCCTTGTCAAGACTGTGCGCAACAGATCTAGAGAAAACTTCTGAAGTGTATCCACTAACAGAGAGCTTTCTATTTGCACAATATGAGACTTTGCATTCAAGTTGACTAAAAAGAACTCCTCTGCTTCTGATCTAGACTTCGGCTGAACTTTTGAAGCCTTGCTATCCTTCTCAAATTGGGATTGTTGGAAAATTTCGTAACATAGGGAAAGGACTTCCTTAGAGGAAGAGGCACTGTTCCGATTCAAACCAAGGGTATATCTGCGCAGCAATTCCTCTAacttattttgattttttagaCCCATCCGTTCAGATAAAAGAGCCCTTACTGGTTGAAGTAACTCATTGAACATATTGAGAGAAATGTTAGCTGCAAGTATTTCACCAGTATCATAacttttattgattttgacttctttcatttttgtaCGATAATTATCAGAATCTTTCTCTTGACCTGCAGATCcaaaaatatcttccaTGATAATCTGGACAATCATACGAGCGGATTGGTCAAGGTCTGTATGCTGTAACTCCTCAGAAAGTGCCCTTAACAAGTGGTGAACAGTATAACTCAAAACATGTACTTGCGAACCTCTCTTCAAGGCagatttcaattcttttatgataaaaaatatgtagTTTGGTCCTAGTGTAGTAGTTACCTTGGATAATGTAGTCCTTACTGATTCACGTAGTTCCTCTGACCTACTTCTTAAAATCTGACAAACTGATGTAAGAATACCTGGTAGTAAACTAACTgtatcttcttttgataaGCCCAGTATAAAGTTTACTAAGGCTTCTGTTAATGGAATCCGAGAAATGACAGTTTCTTCCTCTCGTTTTGCtaaaatattgttcaaAGTTGgatatatttcatttttaacgAACTTTTCTGGATCGGATAAATTGCTTGGCACCTTCTTGATACCTCCCTTCACCACCCTAATTTCTCTTATGTCTTGCATGCTGTTTTTAAAGGACACGGAGATTTGATTCAGTAACAGCACTGCTGCCTTTAGATTATCCTCACCCTTTTTTACGATGAAAACATATCTACGAACCAGCGCTTTATATTGGTGCCAGTTTAATGCGTTAGACAAGGAGCCAATTGTAACAAGGGCCGTGTTTCCTAGATTTCTATATTTTTCCTCTGTCGAAAAAACATAATGCTCAGCAATTGGAAGTAGATAGTGAGCAATACTATTATCAGCAAGTTCATCTGCTACATCACCCAGTCTCTTAATTGCTCTTTGTCTACGATGTAGTTGGATGTGAGTAATATTTGAGAAGAAGTTGGCTTCTTCGTCACCATTGAAAAGTAATATACGCATATCGTTAAGAgatgtgaaatatttgcTATTCTCAACAATATAAGCTAAAACTGAAATGTATTCAGCCTGAGACTCTTCGGTATTCCTTTTCAATGCGTCACGTATGGCAGGTAATAATGTATCCTTTACAATAGCCGCACACTGGGTACGTAAATCTTCAGAGTCTTTAGCATTCATATAATCGATAAACTTCTTTATTACATGGGCTGCATTTGTTCTAATTGCCAATTCTTCCTTGTCCTTTATGAAAAACAAACAAGTGCAAATGATGGGATACCATTCCAATACATTGAAGGAGTTATATGAGCCATCAATAAACTTTTTGAAGGCGGATAACATTTTTGGGAAATCGTACTCCTGGATACGTCTTGGAGAATATGAATTCAAGTCACATAGTAGTAAAGATACTTGCTTCATCTTTGGAAAACCCTCGCTAATGCTTAAGAATATGGAATTCAATGAACCTCTTAATTCCTTCTCGGAAAATGATTTATagagatttgaaattgccTTATATAAAGGTTCAATATCATCCCAAGCACATTCGTATTCACGAGCCACGAGTGATATAACATCCAGAATATTTGCTATGTCCTTTCTGTCAAcctttttgaaattatctTCAACAATAACCAGCATTGAGTTTAGCAAATGTTGCCTCGTTTCATTGGATTGTATGTATCCTAGCTGAGCCATATTCAACAACAAGGCCACTGCAATCGAGTTTGTTTGGTTGTTAACAACATTCTTATACAATTTAGGAATGAGTTCTAAACATGCAGTTACAATGAGAGTAACGACTTCGACGTATTCACCATCAGAAGTTGGATTTTTCATAAACTCGTGAACACCATCTAAAATAGTAGCGACAACGGGCTCTTTCACATGCTCACTTGAAAGTGTACACATAAGAGCTTTCATTATGGAGTAGTCATCTCTATACAAGAATGGGTAGAATTCTTTATTCTTTGTCCAAAATACTACTAACTtcaaaatagaagaaaccTGCTGTAAGTTTTCATGGGCGAAAGTCTCTATACGAGGATCAATAATAACCTCATATATCTCCGAGACGTATTCATTCCATTGTACCCTGTCTCCTAAGTTTTGGAAAACGTCATTAAGACATTTAAGAGCCTTCTGTCTTAAATTTGCAGCCATTTTTAGTGTATAAGCTTCAGTCTCAGGGTCTAAGCTAACTGCATATGACACTGCAATAGAATACACAAGTGGACGTAGGGCGGATAAAATAGCATGTGGAACCTTCGAGCCTAATATACTTACAGTGGCGTCAAAAATAGTAACGAAACCGAGCAACTTTCTGACGGAAGCAAGTAAAACAGCCGAATCAGATACATGGTAgccattttcaaaaaaatattcatattcGAAACGACTGTAACCAAGTGCCAAAAAGGCCGAAATGTGCTCTTCCTTCAAACTTGGCAGGACTGATAGAGCTGCAACCTTTCTGCTCTTCTTTAGCCCACTTGTGGATGCTGCCTGAACACGGCCGAAGAGGATGCGCAAAACATAAGGAATCAACTCATCCTCGTCAGCTTTATCGATAGCTTGATGACCCCCCTCAGAAAGgaattttgtaatttcatCCTTGAACAGTGTATCATCTAATAGGTTCCTTAGGTTATCCTTATACTTGTTTATAACCGCAATTTTATAGCTAGAAATAGCAGAAAGCGCCAACTTTTGAGCCTCCGTATGACGGCTACCCAATATGTTCAGTAGTCTATTATAAAGTTCCTCACTCTTATAGATATGCTTCATATCAGAGAATTTTGCTACTATTTTGAGAAGCATATTTCTATCCTGCTCAGACCAAACCGCAGCTGAAAACTCATTAGATTCAAACAGTTCGTCCgattcaatatcattaaataaaaatggtacGAAGGATTGAGAGTTTTTTTCAGCCAAGTGAGGAATTGATAAAAGTAGCTTCAAGGACTGTGCTCTAACATGCTGAGGATATACAAATGAACCCCTCTTTTCCTTTAAATAGTTCACCATGGAACTGACATGCGAATGGTATTTGCTATGTATGGAGATGAAAGTTTCGATCGTTCCTTCTAGTCTTGGGATATGCGAAGACCACAGCACGATATCGCTGCTGGTATTGTCGATATGCTCATAATAATCTACTTCTTCATTGTTATCACTAATCGTTAAAAATTGCAACAATAAGGACCAGACCAAGGAGGTATCTCTTTTATAGATCAGAGGAATTATCTCTGATATACCGTCCCAGACGGGTGAGAAACGTACGGTTAATAAACCAAAAATatctttgataaatgaaGTTATGACAATATTATCGTATGAATTTTGTGAAAAGTATGCTCCTAGATTTCTGATTCTAGTCGTAATATCACGAGCATTTTCCAAGGTTAAAGGGATCTGCTCAATAATCTTACACTCATTTAGTAGCTGAGGGATAGTTTGATTATTGATGTCAAAGATAGTGTATAGTAAATTCATGGTTTCATAACGTATAGAGCTGTTgggaagagaaaaattactTGAAACCTCTgacaataatgaagaacACCTACCAATTTTAGTATTCAGCTCTtgtttatcttcaaatttggaCAAAACCTTATTCAGAcctttaatgaaaaatatactTTTTCTGAACTCTGAAAACCTTGCAAGACATTCATATATTATTTCACCATATTCGCCTACGTTGCCACTTGAAAGACATTCAATAACTAGACCTAACACATCCcttgaaaaatcattcTCTAGAAAGGATGAGGACAAAATAAGCTTAGAAAGGTTTGATAATGCCGTGAAATCAATAGTTGTAGCCTGACGCATGAGAATCACCCTCCAATATATGTTATAGAACTCTTCTAAGGTCGTTATCTCAGAAATCGAGTGGAAATAAGATAGGATGGAAGAGACACATTCATGAGGAACAGAAACATTAATCTTATGGTGCAGTAGATTCTTTTCTTCCAGGTCTTGTATGAATAATGCCAGTTGTGGAGAGAACAACCCCCAATTATCATTAATGAACTGCTGCAAAAACCTGCCCCCATTCAAAGAGAATAATCGATCGCTCGATAATTCTAATGCCATACTCAAAAAGACCAAAAAATTGCTCTGATACTGATGcatgaaaaaatcaaaaatatccCTATAGCATTTTGTTAAACTCTTAAGATCAGCATTACGTAGTATAATTGCGAAGAAAAAGCATACTTTACTGGGATTCAATTctgaaataaaagatttttcaGCTATAATGTCACCAATAAACCATGTAATACTGTcccaatttgaaatttttctccCACTCTCGGCATACACGATAACAGAAAGAATCTGCATAACAgcatttctttcatttgttAAATTACTCTTCAAAACATCAATCAAGCACTCGGTCACCGGTTCCATATTCTCAACAGTGGAGtgctttgaaatattcatcCAAATATCACAGAACAGATTGACACATTGTTCATTTTCACTCATACGTAAAGCATCACTAGCCAAGACTCTTACTATAACCTGCGCTTTAGAGTGCAGAGCCCCAGGTGTCGTTGTTAAAGCCTCCGTAAACAAAGTCAAAAGCCCATCGTAAAAATGAGATTCTTGTTCACTTTGTAATCTCTGCAATACGTGAGATATAAAGTCAGAAAGGTTCCTTGAATTCGTCTTTCTAACCAAAAAAGATAATGCTTCAGCGGAAAATCGTGATATGTACTCTTTTGAATGTGATAGCAATGGGAATAGAATATCAAAGGTAGGTCTTAAATCATTACtcaaaattcttgaaagatACTTGAACAAATATGCTAAACAATTGAATCCCCATTCAAATACATTCAGAGATTCAAGATCCGCTGCGGAATCTAATAAACCAATAAGTGCCAAGACCGCAGTTTTAtagaatttcaaaaaatcagGCCCCAAATCATGACAAAATTGAGCTAGTAAGTCCAGAAGCGGCTGTAAAcacttttcattttgtttcttgatATATTCGAGtaatttttcgaaaattaTGTCCTGGTAATGGAGAATTTGTGGCAGTGTTTGTACCATAGGTTGTACTTCATAAGCAAATTCTGTAAAACCTGCACTTAAATTGATATCTTTCCAATGCTCAAAGGAAGCTAAAAAATGAGACGTTTCAACATAATCGTGTACTCTCTTTTCTAAATTATGGGCTGGCTCTATCTTCAAATCATCTATTCTTGCTTTAAATGAAGAATACCTATATCTCTTTTTGGTTTTGGTACTCACCTTTTGCTTAGCCATGATTCTCAAAACTTACAAAGATAGAGTATCGTAAAGGGAAATACCTATAAGAAAAAGCTAAACAAAATATGTCTTACTAATTAATTGCTTTGGATATGTACTTATAGAAATATCAgatatttcattattttagCTCATctctaaaatttttcagtgaTGGGCCCGGTCGGGTCTAGTGGGCATTAACATTTCAAAAACCAATCTTTATTATATAACTATACACGAAATGATGATGGACCGaataacaatttgaaaacgtCAAATCGCTACGGCTTCATGGAATATCTGATTGGGTAAATATAcatgtaaataaatatataaagtttTTACGACTAATCGATCAGGAAACAGTTATGAATTGATCAAACAATGATGCTTTTGTAGAAATCCTTATATTACCAAATATCTCGTCCTGTTTTAATTCAATACAGTCAGCTGTTGCCAGAGAAAGCATATCAAAAAAACATCTACTTGCGTCGCTTTTTGATGTCTTACTCTCTGGTTCTCTTTCGTATTGTGCCATCAAAAGATCTTTGAAGTCCATAGTTTCCTTGTCGATGGAAGTCTCCCTCAAAATTTCTGCCATGTCTGCAGTTGTCCTTGAGACAAAGCTTCCAGATATTAGTTTTACCCGACTGTTACTAGTATCAACCGTGGAacctttattttcttcaatgagTTCTGAACTTTCTCCATCAAATGTTTGTCCAAAACTGAAGTCTGAGAGTTGATTATCGATGCCAATGAAATGATCACTTTCAGgctctttattttcttcatctatCAATCCATCATCGCTATCTTCTATCATATCATTCATATCTAGGGACATGTCAATGATAGGTTGTTTTGTGTCCCTGTTATGTGCGGGGCTCAacctcttttttttcattgcaACGTGAGAGACAAGATTTTCAACTACAGTATTGGGTAAGTACTGCAATTCTAAAAGTATCTCGCTCCACAGTCTTTTTTGAGCTAGCTTACCTGCTTTGACGTCCgattctttttcatctgTCATGCACAATCCTTCTCTatcttccatttcttctGTAGAAAGTTCTGACGTCTCATCATAAACGATCTTAGTGGTACTATTTAGGGCTGGATTTTGTGCTCTACGGGCctttttcttaatttgCTTATCCATGTCACTAGTATTATCAGATCTATAATGCTCTGACtgattcaatatattaAGGTTATTCGAAGGCTCTTTTTCTATTTCTAAATCAAATCCAAAGTCAGGATTTTCTTGGATACTAACGTCATCCACTCTCCTACCAAATTCAATCGATCCTATAGAGGTACTATCAGCTTgtttatcatcttcaacaatTCCCAAATCCCAGTGATCGTTTTCTGTGTCTGCGATGGGgaaatcatcatcagcTTCAGCAATTAATGAGTTACCTACAGcaacattttcatttgccTTCATAGATTGCAAGAAGGTTGTGTTATTGCTATGTCTTGTACCTTCATCCCATGATCTTGTAGGAGAGGAGCGGGTGCCCTCAATGTCGAAATCTAGATCTAACCCTGAGGTTTCATTTGCAAAATCATTATCAGGTTCGAATCTTCTACCGACTTCAATGGACATATCCCAGGGAGCGGCTCCATGTACATTTCTTCTCACTGAATCATTTGTGAGTAATAGACCAGAAGGAAGTGGAGCGTCATCTAAAAATTCTAGACCAGGAGTAATAAGAACCTCTCTCTCGGTAACGGCATCTTCTAAGATTAACTGGTCAACTTTGGCCACCGTTTGGCTCCTACTTATGGTGATATTAACTCTTGCATTAGCTTTAAATAATGAGCTAATTTTTGACAATGTGTCTTTAATATCTGACAATAAAAAACCTGCTTGCTTTGAGTAGACACGAACTATACCCTGTAACAGTTCACCAGAGGTACGAAGGGTTATTGAATTGCTGTTTTCTGAAGCTTCAATATCACATCCAGATACTTTTGCAAGTTCTTCAGCAGATTCTCTGATATTAGTTTGTAACACTGAACCTTTCGGAAGGTTGGACATATTAGCTGCTAACCATATTTGAGCTAACGCACCATTAGATGCTGTGATTTTCAAAACCGTATATGGATGGTTACCTTCTGTTGACATATTGATTAAAAATTAAGATACAGATTATAATAGCAATTTTAATGGGATATCTTAGCAATTCAGTGCTATACCGTGTACGTAACTGATTTAATGTTTGTACCTTTGtaattatataatatttaaaaatCTTGTAGCACTTATGTTAGAATTAGTAACGTTGATTTCGCGTTAATCTTCGATTACCTTCTGACAGTACATTGTTTGGAACATTTTACGCGTCTTGGCCATTTACAGTCATACGCGAGAAACCGCTCGTCAAGCAAAAAATGCTACGAAAATTGTTTACTGATCGAAAGACTTAATTGTCAAGAGAGGGTAaaacattttcaaaattggtgTCGcgttgaaaaataaaagaaatggCAAAGTATTTCTAAGTAGGACATGAAGaactttcttttaaaatcatGTATTCTTGtgaattgataatattttcacaGCATAAATAGCAAGCTTCCAATCACCTGACTTGACACATCAACACTTTCAGGGCACTGTCAGTAACAAGAggaaaaaatgatttaaatgCATCTACATTTCTGTATATCGAATCCTATTTTCACCTTTATTTATCCCACACCTCATATTCTTACGTATATCATTCTGGAGTTCTCAAAAATGCATTGCCCCTGACTTGACAATCAATAACCATATCTCTAATAAGGCACTTTAGCCACTGATCTCAGGAACAAAGTCCTAGATCGAAGAAGGGTTTGATGAACCCTATCTACCTATATAGCCATCCTGGTGAAACAATTCAGCGATCTTATAACATTTTCCTAAAGTTTTAGCTTTATTATCACGTGAATATGTTAagttttttatattttttttgcgCAATTATGTTATTGTATTTTGGGCGCGCTTCCGAAATAGTAAAATGAtctaaaataaaatgataaaaagttttcaaagattcCGCTGGCTTCCCGCGACATGGTGATGATTTGTTCTAAcctcaaaattttcctaATATTTATTCTAAAGTCACTTACATAGAtacaaatttataaatatatatgagTTGAGTTTTAAAACTTGCCAAAAGTTACTCTGCTTTTATACTCATTGTTTGAGTCTGAAATAAACTCGTGTCAGAAGTGGACTCGTCCTCTTTCTCTAATGTGTAAGATCTATCAGATAACGATTTTTTGAATGCAAATTTTAGTAATATCCATGCCATTTTCGAAGGGCCGAACTCAGGCCATAAACAATTTAAGAGCTCGACTGTCACACCTTTGTTGCTTACCTGCCAAAGCATAAAGTCACTTAATCTTGAAACCCCACTAGTTCTTATTAATAAATCTAATGGTGGTAATCCACCTGTATACAAATGTCTATCAATCAAGTATTCACCTATTTTAGTATTTCCCTTCACCTTTCGTTCGGTGATAACTTCTTTCATTGAGTGAAGAATTTCCTCCCTGCCTGTGTATGGGAAGCATATATTCAGTACAGATCTTTTGTTATCTTTTGTGAGCTCTACGGcatctttgatttcttttaagAGATCTTCGTCTAATAATGATAAGTCACCGATGACTCGAATTCTGATACCATATTTTTGTGCCAAATTTCCATTTGTAGTAAGTTGCctaattcttttcttagCTAAGTCCATCAATGACTGCACTTCATAAGGacttcttttaaaattttcaatggagAAGGCAAATACGGTAGCTGTCGTCACACCTGATTCATAGCACAACTCTAATATCCTGCTCATTGATACAAATCCAGCTTCATGCccttctttgatttctatttctttctttatagAGTATCTTCTATTTCCATCCATCACAAACCCCACATGTTGCGGCACGCAATTTGATGATCTTAAAGTACGTGAGAATGTATTTTTGACCAGAGATAATAGTGAGTTTGAACCTGGTATTGAGCCTTCAGAACTCATATTTGTCGTAGCTCAAATGGggtatttttctttcttattagGACGGTAGCCCATATTGAACAcagatgaatttttcaatgcagTAACTGACAACCAGagctttttcaattgagaAAAAGTACTTTGGCTGTCTGTGTGCGGcctgaaataaaaaaagtcCATAATATGCAAAGGATGGTACAAACGCAGTATCTAGATTGGCATACACACAGAAGATTATTGTACTCATCCTGAGCTTACAGAACTACCAATGAGCTCTTTTAGAGGCTTTAGTTTGGTTTTTCAGCGAAATAAGTCCATGTATAGCCTTGCTTTGACCGTGGCAAGCAAATTGGTGACTCCAAAAAGTATGTTGCATAAGCCAGTAGCATTGGTATCTGAAGAGATGAATGGCCTagcaaaaaatattatagGATTGATTGGTTCAAATACACCTACCATGAACAAGATGACTAGCTACTATTTTGAAACAGAAGGTAAAAAGATAAGACCTCTTTTGATCTTGCTGCTTTCGAGGGCTCTCTCGAGTATACCTATAGAGGAAAGAGATAATCTCAATATTGATAGTACTGATTTCCCTCATAAAACTACAGATCTAGAAGCCAAGAAAAGTGTTCTATATGCAAATCCTATTTCGAATTTCTCACCTTTACATGTTCTTAGCGGAATAGGACAGATTAATGCACTGACAAAAGAAGCCCTTCCTCTACCTCAAGCAAAATATGATGAGAAGAGAGGTATTTTGCCCAAACAGAGGAGACTAGCAGAGATCGTCGAAATGATTCATACAGCTTCCCTGCTTCACGACGATGTTATTGATCATGCAGATACGAGAAGGGGCCGTCCCAGTGTGAATGCCGTTTTTACAAACAAGATGGCCGTCTTAGCAGGGGATTTCCTACTGGGCAGAGCCACCGTTTGCGTCTCGAGGCTTAAAAATCCTGAAGTTATTGAATTAATGTCTGAATGTATAGCTAATCTAGTCGAAGGGGAAGTAATGCAACTACACAACACTCCAGAAGAGAATATGACACGATCAACAAGCTTTAAACCATTTACTGACATGTATTTTcccaaagaagaagggCAGAATAGTAAAAGCTCGATAAGTATATCTATTAAATCTCACGAGGCATTAATAGATGATTGTTTTCAGCATTACCTGCAAAAATCATTCTTGAAAACGGGTGCGCTAATATCGAAAGCGTGTCGTGCAACAGCAATTCTATCAGGGGCCAGGCAGTCTGTTATAGAATCCTGTTACGAGTTTGGTAAGAGTCTTGGACTATGTTTTCAATTAGTGGATGATATGCTTGATTATACTGTTT includes:
- the MCD1 gene encoding kleisin alpha (similar to Saccharomyces cerevisiae MCD1 (YDL003W); ancestral locus Anc_3.212), whose product is MSTEGNHPYTVLKITASNGALAQIWLAANMSNLPKGSVLQTNIRESAEELAKVSGCDIEASENSNSITLRTSGELLQGIVRVYSKQAGFLLSDIKDTLSKISSLFKANARVNITISRSQTVAKVDQLILEDAVTEREVLITPGLEFLDDAPLPSGLLLTNDSVRRNVHGAAPWDMSIEVGRRFEPDNDFANETSGLDLDFDIEGTRSSPTRSWDEGTRHSNNTTFLQSMKANENVAVGNSLIAEADDDFPIADTENDHWDLGIVEDDKQADSTSIGSIEFGRRVDDVSIQENPDFGFDLEIEKEPSNNLNILNQSEHYRSDNTSDMDKQIKKKARRAQNPALNSTTKIVYDETSELSTEEMEDREGLCMTDEKESDVKAGKLAQKRLWSEILLELQYLPNTVVENLVSHVAMKKKRLSPAHNRDTKQPIIDMSLDMNDMIEDSDDGLIDEENKEPESDHFIGIDNQLSDFSFGQTFDGESSELIEENKGSTVDTSNSRVKLISGSFVSRTTADMAEILRETSIDKETMDFKDLLMAQYEREPESKTSKSDASRCFFDMLSLATADCIELKQDEIFGNIRISTKASLFDQFITVS
- the COQ1 gene encoding trans-hexaprenyltranstransferase (similar to Saccharomyces cerevisiae COQ1 (YBR003W); ancestral locus Anc_3.202), giving the protein MSSFRGFSLVFQRNKSMYSLALTVASKLVTPKSMLHKPVALVSEEMNGLAKNIIGLIGSNTPTMNKMTSYYFETEGKKIRPLLILLLSRALSSIPIEERDNLNIDSTDFPHKTTDLEAKKSVLYANPISNFSPLHVLSGIGQINALTKEALPLPQAKYDEKRGILPKQRRLAEIVEMIHTASLLHDDVIDHADTRRGRPSVNAVFTNKMAVLAGDFLLGRATVCVSRLKNPEVIELMSECIANLVEGEVMQLHNTPEENMTRSTSFKPFTDMYFPKEEGQNSKSSISISIKSHEALIDDCFQHYLQKSFLKTGALISKACRATAILSGARQSVIESCYEFGKSLGLCFQLVDDMLDYTVSEKDLGKPAGNDLKLGLCTAPVFYAWMEDESVGSLIKRNFSKPGDIDLTLKAVQKHKGLDKTRKLAEAYRDRALNSLEQALPESDSRSALELLTNSILTRKR
- the RER2 gene encoding ditrans,polycis-polyprenyl diphosphate synthase (similar to Saccharomyces cerevisiae RER2 (YBR002C); ancestral locus Anc_3.203); this translates as MSSEGSIPGSNSLLSLVKNTFSRTLRSSNCVPQHVGFVMDGNRRYSIKKEIEIKEGHEAGFVSMSRILELCYESGVTTATVFAFSIENFKRSPYEVQSLMDLAKKRIRQLTTNGNLAQKYGIRIRVIGDLSLLDEDLLKEIKDAVELTKDNKRSVLNICFPYTGREEILHSMKEVITERKVKGNTKIGEYLIDRHLYTGGLPPLDLLIRTSGVSRLSDFMLWQVSNKGVTVELLNCLWPEFGPSKMAWILLKFAFKKSLSDRSYTLEKEDESTSDTSLFQTQTMSIKAE